CTGCTGCTGCGCCAGAGCGAGCGGCGCGGCCTGGCCACCTGGGATAACACCCTGCAGCTGGCCCGCGCCGCCCGCGGCCGCGACGACGACGGCTACCGTGCCGAGTGCATCCGGATGATGGAAACCGCCGCTGGCCTCGCGCCCACCAAAGAAGTGTACGGCAGCCGCTAACCCCTTAACGCCCTAGCTCTTATGCCACGTGCCGCCATACAAGTAGAAGTGCCGCGCCCGTGCGCCGAGGCGTGGGAGGCCATGACGCCCACCGCGCACGGGCGCCATTGCGCCGCCTGCCAACACACCGTTACCGATTTCACCCACAAAACCGACGCCGAGGTGCTGGCCCTGCTGCGCCAGGCTGCCGGGCGGCGCGTGTGCGGCCGCTTTCGGGCCGATCAGCTGCAGCGGCCCTTGCAAGTACCTAGGGCCGCCGCGCGCTGGCACACGTGGCTGCTGGCCGCCGGTGCCTTGCTGGGCCTGCGCGCCCTAGGTGCCCCCGCGGCGCAGGCCCAAACCGCCCCGGCGCAGCACCCGCGCCCCAGCCAGCTACCGGCCCCCGTGCCGGTTCCGCAGGTAATTGCCCTAGGTATG
The sequence above is drawn from the Hymenobacter sp. YIM 151858-1 genome and encodes:
- a CDS encoding carboxypeptidase-like regulatory domain-containing protein; the protein is MPRAAIQVEVPRPCAEAWEAMTPTAHGRHCAACQHTVTDFTHKTDAEVLALLRQAAGRRVCGRFRADQLQRPLQVPRAAARWHTWLLAAGALLGLRALGAPAAQAQTAPAQHPRPSQLPAPVPVPQVIALGMVSPSAVGSTPVTGQVLDAATREPIPGATVLVKGTLVGVSTDAEGRFRLNVPTGAQVLQISSVGYVRREVTATDALGAAPIELEMSTKTLGELVYVRQPWYAPRTWWHVLRSVPRRVANVWR